The Solanum lycopersicum chromosome 8, SLM_r2.1 DNA segment TGCAAGAAggtacaaaataataataataatgactcGATTGATTCGTTGGAGATTCCCAAAAAAAATCAGTTCGAGTTGAACGACAAGTTGTAAGATCTGATCTAAAAGATCAGCCCGCTACAACCAATACCATCAATAGTAACACTTTCTTAAAAATCTCCGACAGCGAGCTACCTACTCTTCTCGTCAAATTCtcatgttcatttttttttttatctattttcctTCTAAAATGCTTATTTGGTGTGTGATTATACAACCTTGGATGATTTCATGGTGTAGCTAAATACCCCAAGGAGGTTAGGGTtcataaaaaaatcacttaaatcCTTCTTACAGTGATTAAGAAAAGATTATTATGTGAAAATTTACATTAATATAACTAGAGTTAATTAATAATAGACAACCTTCAATTGTATACTCATTTGTAATTGGTCATGTGGTAATGTTATGAACACTCAATCAACACATCTAAATTTgacaatatctatttttttatattctaaatGAGGAAGAATTTTGAATGAAATGATTGAACGCAAGTGATTAAGTGTTTATCATCTTTAATAATTGAGGTGGATTACTATTAAATGATTGGTCTCCTCTTACTCTAGTTAGAATGTTTTTTTACATGGAATAGTAAGAGGAGATCAATCGTTTAATCATAATTCATCTCAATCAGTCAAGATGGTAAACACTTGGTCACTTGCGTTCAATCATTTCACTCAAAATTCTTCATCTTTTAGAGTATATAAAAATAGGTATTATCAAATCTAGATGCGTTCattaagagttcataacattaccACATGACAAAGTATAAATGAGGATACAATTAAAGGTCATATACTATTAATTGACTCTAGTTATATCAGTGCAAGTTTTTCACACAATAATCTTTTCTTAATCACAGTAAGGTGgattaaagtaattttttttatgaacctAACCTCCTTGCGGTATCTAACTTCACCATTAAGTACATCGAATGTTGTATAATCATGCACCAAACAAGAATTTttagaaggaaaataaagaaaaaatgtacctgagaattcGATGAGAAGGTAGGTCGCTCACTGCCGGAGATTCAAATAAGTGTTATTGCTGGTGGTGTTGGTGGCAGCGGGTTGATTTTTAGATCAGATCTTACAACTAGTCGATCAACTCAAACCGATTTTTTGGAATCGCCACCGAATCAATagagtaattattattattgttaatattatgtaCCTTCTTCCACCGAAGTCTCTTTGTTCCCCCACTGTAATACGAAATCAGACGACCTCATAAAAATGGTAGGATATCTTCAAATAGGAACCTAAAAATGGGATAGAATGGCCACTTATAATTAGAATTTTGAAGTCTAATTTGTCACTCAAAATCAAGAGTCAAGGCACATAAAAAGCtacatataaaagaaaaagtacaaacaatttatttatttatttttactttgatGTCTGATATTCATATTGAGACTCGAACAAATGTGAAAAGTCCAAAAATCACACATAATTTAAGATGCAAAAAGTAGAGATACATAAGAATAACTTACAATAACAATTTCAaacaatacttgaacaagaaaTGTAGTTTCTAAAGCCTTGAGGAATATTGGTGGGCAGCTACATTGAGGACAAATCGAAACTTAACATCATTCTTGGAAAGCCTATCAAAGGCTTCATTAATTTTGTCAATTGTAACAAGCTCTATCTCACACAAGATGTTGTGTTTGCCACAAAAATTCATCATCTCTTGTAACTCCTTCACACTTCCAATAATGCTACCCCTAACAACTTTTTTGCCtgaaacatttttcaaaaaataattaaacaactTCAATAAAACATGAATGTTTTATACCTCcgaaaatattttaacattcgTGTCGGATCCTTCAAAGATACACTATTTTTGGAGGATCTCACACTCACCtgttgatatttttgaagaaactgAACAACATATGTGGAAAGTTTTctaactttaaattttgaatctgtctctaaataattgaattgaaaatatttaccATAGATCAAAGGTGTAGCTGGGACTTCAATTGGCTGAGCTGGTTCTCCCACAATTGATATAGTTCCATTCACTTTTAGGAGCTCAAGATAAGGCCCTAAAGAATGCTTTGCTGATACTGTGTCAATAATAAAATCTAAACTTCTTCTGTTCCTCTGCCAACCACCAAAAAGggtgaaaagggaaaaagaaacaATAAGTACTAAACTTTCAATTTATTGCATTTGTATATCGTCTCAcgaaaaatttatttgttacgAGGGACATAAATTAAAAACCAACATAAAATAGGGGCAAAAGTACAAATGACCCGCTCTTTTAAATGGAGGATAGAGGTAAGGTAGGTTAGGCCGCTGCAATCTCTAGCCTTGTATTGGTCAGCTCGTTTTAACAGCTCTAATCACAATCATAAAATAAGTATGTTGAGTGTTATAAATATGTGACATGTGAATATAATCAATCCAAATACATGCTAGCTCATAAGAGGAAGTATTGTCTAAGTTCATTTAAGAAGATTGTTGGTCCGTTCCACATTGATTGGGACTTTAACCCATTCTAACATGTCCTCATGCCCAGGTCCAACAATAGCGTGGACGAAGAGTTCAAATGAAGATGTACGTGACTTTAATATCATGTAAAATTAGGTTTTGGACCTAAGTCACATCTCAAAAGTTGACTCAAAAGGAAAAGGATTGTCCAAGGTTTATAAAGAGTCACTCATTTAATTAACTATCGACATGAGACTTTTTCATTGTTCAACATCCTAGCTGCCTCATGCCCAAGATTGGACAACTGGTGCATGGAAAAATTTAATTTGGGGTCTTACATTCGATGAGATGAGTTCTACTCCAATACCATAGTAATAAATGACTCACATGAGTCCAATTTAACccaaaaattaattcatgattGGAGAATTGTCCAAATCAATATAAGAAGATCATAAGTCTATTTTCCAATCAACATGAGATTTTAACCCACTCATCTAATAATCGTAAACATCTATGTAGTCAGTAACTAGGGGTGTGCAAAACCGAACTGAAAATCGAACCAAACCACAAACCaagtcaaacaaaaaaaaaacacgacTAGTTCTATGGTTTGACTTCGTTTGGTGTTGGATTAAAAAACCcgactatatttgggttggtttgctttcaactaaaaaaaaacaacccgacattatatgtataattttaaaattttattttatatgtaaaatactttctttgatataatttttaaatatcccttatactttttcatagttttaatcttttaatatatttaattcatgtttagaagttagaattcttaatgatctaataaagattataattcatacatataggtaactataacaaagtttaaataaaagtcaaattaatagtaatgcaaaaagaaaatcaattcaacactaagaatgacaataatattgaatatttgtttttttagttttacaaagattcaaataattaaaataatgatctaattttactttcttttaatatttagtcatgtaactaatacttgcTAAACTTatatgatttagtactttaaattatgatcaattttattatgacttattaatttgcaatatttgttttaagcgattctattattatatttttattggatATTGTAGTGtcaataatcatatcatattttttgttattttcttgagaaataacttagatagttgcattttggtaacactaaagaaatatttgaagtacaagCAAGTTATGtgtttgtatgaatactttatCTAAAAATCCGAAAAAACCccaaaaaatcttgaaaaaaccTGAAGTTGAAAAATTCGagttttattggtttggtttATAAGTTCAAAAATCCGAGACAAatggtttgatttgatattgaaaAATCCGAACCAAGCCGGTCATGTACATCCCTATTAGTAACTCATCTTATAccctctattttaatttatttgtccaatttttattagtctgcttaaaatgatatttttttaaataataatattttaatttcaactttttaggTGACATTTGTGAGGAGTTTACAAACCTGCATTTGTTTGAGGTCAGTGCTCAAGATAAAGCCATCAGCATCCAATTTCTCTTTGGCATCTTTTTCTTTAGAAGGAGAGGTGCTAATAACAGTAACATGATGACCAAAAGCCTTCCCAAATTTGATAGCCATATGCCCAACACCACCTAAACCTATTACAGCCATATGTTTGCCTGGTGACTCAAATAAGTTGCTATTTTTCATGGCAGTGTACACTGTCAAGCCAGCTCCCATTAGTGGTGCTGCTCTATCCATAGGCAAGCTATCTGGTATGTGCACTACATAtctacatttttaaaaaaagagaaaaaacattAGGGTTATGTTCAGTACGAAGGAAAATAAgtgaattcattatttattttttatattcgaTATGTGAACAAATGATATTATagtaaaagtatttttatataatctaaACAGATATGATATGGAGTGTTAAGGGTGGGGTAGGAGTGTAATGTGGTGGGAATGGGACCTTAGAGGGTCAAGAAATTAAAGCATCATGATTGAATAAAAGTTACAccttacattttaatttatttgtctgaTTTGATTTAACAATCATCTTTATAATGATTATTTCACtatgaaatgatttatagtcacacaaacatttatgacttatttgagatcacaagtttcaaaatctttatttatttcttaaactacgtgtcaagtcaaaccatgtcacataaattaaaatagaaaaaataattgtgatgacttttaaattttatgatcttAGATAAAAAGTACTTAATATTGTACTAAAATATTCTTAGAATCTTTTTACCTGTGATCAGCAACCATGATTGTGGAGTAACCACCATAGGTGGG contains these protein-coding regions:
- the LOC101248800 gene encoding probable cinnamyl alcohol dehydrogenase 6, with amino-acid sequence MPLSPSILKSLTSPTISPMAKSTPKLTQSALGWAAQDSSGKLTPFMFKRRENGLDDVTIKILYCGMCRTDVHFAKNDWGNTTYPIVPGYEIIGIVIKVGSNVSKFKVGERVGVGYVAATCLDCELCNSFQENYCDQMKPVYNSIHWDDTPTYGGYSTIMVADHRYVVHIPDSLPMDRAAPLMGAGLTVYTAMKNSNLFESPGKHMAVIGLGGVGHMAIKFGKAFGHHVTVISTSPSKEKDAKEKLDADGFILSTDLKQMQRNRRSLDFIIDTVSAKHSLGPYLELLKVNGTISIVGEPAQPIEVPATPLIYGKKVVRGSIIGSVKELQEMMNFCGKHNILCEIELVTIDKINEAFDRLSKNDVKFRFVLNVAAHQYSSRL